Below is a window of Pseudomonas sp. B21-040 DNA.
ATTCCATCACGATCGCCACCACCATGGCACCTTGCGATTCATGCGCGATCGTCATGAAGCAATTCAGCTATGACGGCAACCCTGATGCGCTGGGCGTGATATGGAAGTAAACATCCGACGTGGCTACAACTGCTGCAAATGCCCATAAAGCTTGGCGTACAAACCACCATCGGCAATCAACTGCTGATGGTCGCCATCCTCGGCAATCTGCCCGCCATCGAACACCAATACCCGGTCGGCCTGTTTCACCGCCGACAAGCGGTGCGCGATGATTAGCGTAGTGCGGTTGCTCAGGAACCGTGCCAGCGCCTGGTGCAGGTTGTATTCAGTGGCAGCGTCCAGTGCGGAAGTGGCCTCGTCGAGGATCACCACTTTGGGTTCGGCCAGTACCATCCGCGCAATCGCCAGGCGTTGGCGCTGGCCGCCGGACAAACGCACACCGGAGCGTCCGACGATGCTGTCGAGGCCGTCAGGCAATTCTCGAACCGTGTGCTGCAATTGCGCAATTTCCAGCGCTTGCCAGCAGGCTTCGTCACTGCGCTCACGGCCCATCGTCAGGTTGGCGCGAATGGTGTCGTTAAACAGCGCGGGGTGTTGCAGGACGACAGCGACGTTTTCGCGGACCGTTTCCAGGCCGATCTCTTGCTGGGTCGAACCACCGAAGCGAATGGTCCCGGCCAGCGGCGTGTATAAACCCAGCAGCAACTGCACCAAGGTGCTTTTACCGCCGCCACTGGCACCGACGATGGCGACTTTTTCCCCGGGGGCGATGGACAGGTCCATCTTGTTCAACACCAACTCGTCGCCATAACCGAAACTCAGGCCCTGGACTTCAATGCCCACGGTGTCACGGCCCTGAAACGGGTCGACGCCACCCGGGTACTGCGGCTCATCGGCCCGGGACAGCAGTTCGTTAATCCGCGACAACGCGCCGCTGGCGGCGTAATAGGCGTACTGCAAGTTCAGCAGTTGTTCCACCGGACCGATCATGAACCACAGGTAGCTGAACACCGCCAGCATCTGGCCGATGGACAGGTCGGAAAACAGCACGGTGAGCATGGCCGCGGCACGGAAAATATCGATGCCAAACTGGAACAACAGGCCGCTGGCGCGGTTCGAGGCATCGGTTTTCCACTGAGAGTTCACCGCGTAATCGCGCACCTCCCGGGCTCGCAGGCCAAGGCGCCCGAGGAAGAACCCCTGGCGGTTACCGGCGCGTACTTCCTGAATTGAATCGAGGGTTTCGGTCAGTGCCTGGGTGAAGCGCGAGGTGCTGTCGTTTTCGAGTTTTTTCAGGTGTTTGACCCGCTTGCCCAACTGCACCGTGGCATAGATCACCAACGGGTTGAACAGCATGATCAGCAGCGCCAGCTTCCAGTGCATCCAGATCAGAATGCTCGCGGTACCCACCAGGGTCAGCATCGCCACGAGGAAACGACTGAGGGTTTCGCCGACGAATTTGTCCAGCGTGTCCAGGTCGGTGACCAGGTGCGTGGTCACGGTGCCGCTGCCCAGACTTTCGTATTCGCCCAGGGAAATTCGCTTGAGCCGCTCGATCAGCCGGGTGCGAATGCGATAGACGATGTCCTTGGCCAGCGCCGCGAACAACTTTGCTTGCACGACGTTGAACAACAAGGCCCCGCAGCGCAACACCAAGGTCACGAGCAACATCAGGCCAATGTAGCCCGCCGCTTTCTGCCAGCCTTCGGGCAGGGCGTGGTTCATGACCTTCAGCGCGGCGTCACCGTGCCCCAGCAATACTTCGTCCACCAGCAACGGCAGCAGCAATGGAATCGGCACGCTGCACAAGGTCGCCAGCACGGCGACGCCGTTGGCGATCCACAGGGATTTTTTATGGTGCAAGGCCAGTCGGCGGATTTCGGCCCAGCTCAATCGATCGACAGGCTTGGGCGCCGGGACGTCATCGGGCACATCATGCACAGGCAGCACGCTCCAGCCAGCGGCCGAGCAACGGGGACAGTTCACTCAGAGGCTGATACCCGTTGGTCAGCAACGCCAATTGACCATTACGCTCAGCCAGCAAGGTTGGGAAACCGGCGATGCCCAAGTCCTGGACCCAGGTGAAGTCGGCCGCCGTGGCGGCGTGCATATCGGCACGGTCGAACGCGGCGGCAAACTCAATGCGCGGCAAACCGGCCTGCTCGGCGAGTTCGACCAGCACGCTGGCGCGGGTGACGTCGCGACCTTCGGCGTAGAACGCGTGCTGAATCAGGCCCAGCAGCTTCCACGCGCAATCCGGCGCCAGGCTGCGCGCAGTGACCAGAGCCCGGCACGCGGGCTCGGTGTCGTAGACAAAACCGTCGGGCAGCGCCCCCTCAAGCTTGAACGGTTGGCCGGTGGCCTCGGTGACCGCTTGCCAATGTTCAAGAATGTAGCGCCGTGTGGTGGGCTCCAGCGCCGCGCCGCTGCCGGTGCGCAAACCACCGACGATCAAATGCACGTCGACGCCTGCCGCCTGTGCTTGCGCGACCAAGGCGTTAGCCACTGGCGCAAAGCCCCAGCACCAAGAACACATCGGATCCATCACGTAAAGCAGGCGGCGCGCTGACATGGTTCAAGCCTCGGAAGGAGTTTGCTTGTAGTTGTAGCCGATCGGGTGAGGCAAGTTGCGCGCCTTGGCCAGTTCGATCTGCTTCTGCCGATCAATGGCACTGCGCCGGGTTTTCTCGCTCAAGGTGTCCCAGCAATGCGGGCAACTGATGCCGGCCACGTAGTGCTCTGAGGCGCGGTCTTCAACACTGACTGGCGTACGACAGGCATGACACTGATCGTAATCACCTTCGCTGAGGTCATGACGAACGGTCACACGGTTATCGAACACAAAGCAGTCGCCCTGCCATTTGGTTTCTTCCTGCGGCACCTCTTCGAGGTACTTCAGGATACCGCCCTTGAGGTGGTAGACCTCATCGAAACCTTCGCTGAGCATGTAGCTCGACGCTTTCTCGCAACGGATGCCGCCGGTGCAGAACATCGCGACCTTCTTGTGCACGGCGGGGTCGAAGTTGGCTTTGATGTAGTCGGGAAATTCGCGAAAACTGGTGGTTTTCGGGTCGATGGCGCCTTCGAAGGTGCCAATCGATACTTCGTAATCGTTGCGGGTGTCGATCAACAGCACTTCCGGATCGTTGATCAACGCATTCCAGTCCTGCGGATCAACGTAGGTGCCGACCTTTTTGTTCGGGTCCACGCCATCAACACCCAGGGTGACGATTTCTTTCTTGAGTTTGACTTTGGTGCGATAGAACGGCTGATCGTCGCAGTACGACTCTTTGTGATCGATGTCGTCCATGCGTGGGTCGTTCTTGAGCCAGGCCATCAGTCCGTCGATGCCTTCGCGGGTACCGGACACAGTGCCGTTGATGCCTTCTTCAGCGATCAGCAGCGTGCCTTTGATGCCGTTGTCGACCATGGCTTGCAGCAGTGGCTCGCGCAGGGCGACGTAATCTTGCAGGGTGACGAACTTATACAGTGCCGCCACGACAATCTGTTGTGTCATGGGTGTTTCTCCAGGTGGCTACCCTCGCAAAGGGTGAACCGGATTCAAAAAAAACGCGCCGGGTGAGCGGCGCGTTGCGGATTCTAGCAAAAAACGCGGGTTTAATGCTTGCTGCCGCCAGCACAGGTCGGTGAGGCCGGGGCCGCGTCGATCTGTGCCCATTCCTCGGGCGTGTAGGTATGCAGCGCCAACGCATGGAACTCGCCCATCAACTCGCCGAGCGTGCCGTAGACTTTCTGGTGACGCTTGACGCGATTCAGCCCTTCGAACTGCTGGCTGACCACCACGGCCTTGAAGTGAGTCTGCAACCCACGGCTGTGCATGTGGCTTTCATCCAGCACTTGCAGGTGTTGCGGCTGTAACAGGCCCAGTGTCGATTCGATGCGTTGTTGCATGGTCATACCGAACTCCGCTTAAGGCTTTTTCTTGGCTGGAGCGGCGGCGCCTTTCGGCTCCAGCTCGGCCGTCATGTCAGCCAGCAGCTTGTTGACTACAGGCACTGCGCTTTCCAGCTTGGCTTGAGTCATCTGGGCCGATTGCTGAGTCAGCTGTGGCATTTTTTCCAGGACTTTCTTGCCCAGTGGCGACTGGTAGAACGCAACCAGGTCTTTGAGCTCGGACTCGCTGAAGTTGGCGGTGTAGAGCTTGACCATTTCCGGTTTCAGCTTGTTCCAGCCAATGGCTTGGTCCAGCGCAGCGTTGGCTTTGGCCTGATACGTTTCCAGCAACGCTTTTTTCGATTCAGGGGCTTTGGTCTGTTCAAAGCGCTGAGCGAACATTTGCTGCACTTGCATGTACACCGGAGTGCCCAATTTGTCAGCGTGCGCCAGGGTCAGGAAAGCTTCGGCACTGGCGTTATGGCTGGCGGTATCGGCAAAAACAGGGCCGCTGGCGCAAACCAGTGCAACCGCGGTACAGATGGCACGAAGACGAGTCATCGAGTTTCCTTTTCTAGCAGGCGAGGTAAAACCCCAAGGGCGTCCATTCTGCGCCTAAAAAAGTGTGTCGCTCAACCCCAAGCCTTGTCGGGCCTGAATTAGAGGGGTTGAAGGCTCAAAAACCTGTCAGATGGAACCACGGCCGACGATCACGGCCTAAACTGCGCTATCAGACCTACAGGAGTGTGCATGATGAGCCGTATCGAAACCGACAGCCTTGGCCAGGTGGAAGTCCCCGATGAAGCTTACTGGGGCGCTCAGACGCAACGCTCGCTGATTAACTTCGCCATCGGCAACGAAAAAATGCCGCTGGCGGTGCTGCATGCCCTGGCACTGATCAAAAAAGCCGCGGCGCGAGTCAACGTCCGTAACGGCGACGTGCCCGCCGACATCGCCCGGCTGATCGAACAGGCGGCCGACGAAGTGCTCGATGGCAACCATGACGACCAGTTCCCGCTGGTGGTCTGGCAGACCGGCAGCGGCACCCAAAGCAATATGAACGTCAATGAAGTGATCGCTGGCCGCGCCAACGAGCTGGCCGGCAACCCGCGCGGCGGCAAGTCGCCGGTGCACCCCAACGATCACGTCAATCGCTCCCAGAGCTCCAATGACTGTTTCCCCACCGCCATGCACATCGCCGCGGCGCAGGCCGTTCAGCAGCAGTTGTTACCGGCGATCAGTGAATTGTCGGGAGGCCTTGCCGAGCTGGCAGCGCGCCACATGAAACTGGTCAAGACCGGCCGAACGCACATGATGGACGCCACGCCGATCACGTTCGGCCAGGAAGTTTCGGCGTTTATTGCGCAACTGGATTACGCCGAACGGGCGATCCGCAGCGCGTTGCCAGCCGTGTGTGAGCTGGCCCAGGGCGGTACCGCGGTCGGCACGGGGCTGAATTCGCCTCACGGTTTTGGCGAAGCGATTGCCGCCGAACTGGCCGCCCTCTCCGGCCTGCCTTTCATCACGGCGCCGAACAAATTCGCCGCACTGGCCGGTCATGAGCCGCTGACGACCCTGTCGGGTGCACTGAAAACCCTGGCGGTGACCCTGATGAAAATCGCCAACGACTTGCGCCTGCTGGGCTCCGGGCCACGAGCCGGTTTTGCTGAAGTGAAATTGCCGGCCAACGAACCGGGCAGCTCGATCATGCCGGGCAAGGTCAATCCGACGCAGTGCGAAGCGCTATCGATGCTGGCTTGCCAGGTCCTGGGCAACGACGTCGCCATCGGGTTTGCGGCGAGCCAGGGCCATCTGCAATTGAATGTGTTCAAACCGGTGATCATCCACAACCTGCTGCAATCTATCCGCCTGCTGGGCGATGGCTGCAGCAACTTCCAGCAGCACTGCATTGCCGGACTTGAGCCGGACGCAGAGAAAATGGCTGAACATCTGGAGCGGGGCTTGATGCTGGTGACCGCGTTGAACCCGCACATCGGCTATGACAAATCGGCAGAGATTGCCAAGAAGGCGTATGCGCAGGGGCTGACGTTGCGGGAGGCGGCGTTGCAGTTGGGTTATCTGACCGATGAACAGTTTGATGCGTGGGTGCGGCCGGAAAACATGCTGGAGGCCGGGGCCAAGGGCTGAGATGTGTAGCGCCTGACAGTCAGCCATCGCGGGCAAGCCATGCGCCTACGGGTTTTGCGTCGATCAAAATGTCCGGTATCGACACAAAACCCGTAGGAGCATGGCTTGCCCGCGATGAACGATGACGCGGTTTAACCGGCCGCCATCCGCACCTTCCGGGCCTTGAGCCCGGCAATCAACGACGGCCCCAACGCCACCAGCGCCGACCCCAGCACCACCAGCACCGCGCCGCCATAGCCCAGACCGTTGATCGTCTCGGCATGCACAAAATCAGGCCACAACCATGCCGCCACGGCCACCGCGGCAAACGTCACCAACGGCGTGATCGCCAGCGTCGCACTCACCCGCGAAGCTTCCCAATGGGCCAACGCTTCGGCAAACGCGCCATAGGCAATCAGCGTATTCATGCAGCACGCCAGCAGCAGCCAGCCTTGCAGCGGGCTCAGTTGCAGCACTTCCAGTGGGTGCACCCACGGCGTCAGCAACAGCGCGCAGAACAGGTAGATCACCATCATCACCTGCAACGAATTCCACACGGTCAGCAGTTGCTTCTGCCCCAAGGCGTAGAAGGTCCAGACCGTGGACGCCAGCAACACCAGCAGCACGCCGGTGGTGTATTCGGTCAACGAAGTGAGTAACTCGGCCAGGCGCTGATTGAAAAACAGGGCGAAACCGACCAGCAGCACCAGCAGCCCAATCCCCTGCCCCACGCTGAAGCGTTCCTTGAACACAAACAGACTGGCGATCAGCAACATGATTGGGCCCATCTGCACCACCAATTGCGCGGTGCCGGCGCTGAGCAAGTTCAAACCCATCAAGTACAACACGTAGTTACCGACCAGACCGAGCACCGCCATCAGCACCAGCCAGCCACCGCGCGGGCCGAGGGCTTTACGGCTCGGCAAGCGTTTGGTCGCCGCCAGATAAACGAACAGGCACCCGCCGGATACGATCAAGCGAAACCAGGTGACGGTCACCGGGTCCATCACCAGCAGCACTTGCTTGAGTTTGATCGGCAGGATTCCCCACAGCAGCGCAGTCAGCAGGGCCAGAAACAGACCGTAAACCCAGCGACCGGATGAAATGTGCATGCGAACCCCAACAGCCAGATGGCGAGAATCGTCATTCTAGGCGCAGAGAGGCCTGGCACACAGGGACAGTTGGCGAGCAGGCGCAAATGAAACTGTGCAGGTCGCAGCAACTAATTGACGATCGGCCGTCGATCAGTTGCTCAGGCGTGCCAAGGGGTTCGTGCATAAGCTCATCGGATCACTTTCAGGAGAATCGCCATGTACGGCATGCGCGCCCAGGACAAAGCCCCCGCGACACACTTTCGCAGTGACCGGTTGTGTCGCGTGAATGGGGAGTTGTTTTTCAGCACCCGTGAAAACACGCTGGAGGGGCCGTTTAATAATGCAGAGGCGGCGCAGCGCGAGATTCAGGCGTACATCGAGCGGATGCAGGCATCGAGTGCCCAGCTTTAGACCGAGGCGCTACCTTCGCGAGCAGGCTCGCTCCCACAGTTGATCGCATTCCAATGTGGGAGCGGGCTTGCCCGCGATAGCGGTTGATCAGGCGACACAGCTTTGCGAATTCAACGCACCGCCTCAAACAACCCCGTCGCGCCCATCCCGCCGCCCACGCACATGGTAACGATGCCGTAGCGCAAATTGCGGCGCTGCAACTCACGCACCAGATGCCCGACCTGACGCGAGCCGGTCATGCCGAACGGGTGCCCGATGGAAATCGAACCGCCATTGACGTTGTACTTCTCGTTATCGATCTCCAGCCGATTTCGGCTGTACAGGCACTGCGAGGCAAACGCTTCGTTGAGCTCCCACAGATCAATGTCGGCAACCTGCAAGCCCTTGGCCTTGAGCAACTTCGGCACCGAGAACACCGGGCCGATGCCCATTTCATCCGGCTCGCACCCGGCGACCGTGAAACCA
It encodes the following:
- a CDS encoding DUF2059 domain-containing protein; its protein translation is MTRLRAICTAVALVCASGPVFADTASHNASAEAFLTLAHADKLGTPVYMQVQQMFAQRFEQTKAPESKKALLETYQAKANAALDQAIGWNKLKPEMVKLYTANFSESELKDLVAFYQSPLGKKVLEKMPQLTQQSAQMTQAKLESAVPVVNKLLADMTAELEPKGAAAPAKKKP
- a CDS encoding DUF6316 family protein codes for the protein MYGMRAQDKAPATHFRSDRLCRVNGELFFSTRENTLEGPFNNAEAAQREIQAYIERMQASSAQL
- a CDS encoding rhodanese-related sulfurtransferase, with the protein product MTQQIVVAALYKFVTLQDYVALREPLLQAMVDNGIKGTLLIAEEGINGTVSGTREGIDGLMAWLKNDPRMDDIDHKESYCDDQPFYRTKVKLKKEIVTLGVDGVDPNKKVGTYVDPQDWNALINDPEVLLIDTRNDYEVSIGTFEGAIDPKTTSFREFPDYIKANFDPAVHKKVAMFCTGGIRCEKASSYMLSEGFDEVYHLKGGILKYLEEVPQEETKWQGDCFVFDNRVTVRHDLSEGDYDQCHACRTPVSVEDRASEHYVAGISCPHCWDTLSEKTRRSAIDRQKQIELAKARNLPHPIGYNYKQTPSEA
- a CDS encoding DsbA family protein, with the protein product MCSWCWGFAPVANALVAQAQAAGVDVHLIVGGLRTGSGAALEPTTRRYILEHWQAVTEATGQPFKLEGALPDGFVYDTEPACRALVTARSLAPDCAWKLLGLIQHAFYAEGRDVTRASVLVELAEQAGLPRIEFAAAFDRADMHAATAADFTWVQDLGIAGFPTLLAERNGQLALLTNGYQPLSELSPLLGRWLERAACA
- a CDS encoding DMT family transporter, whose product is MHISSGRWVYGLFLALLTALLWGILPIKLKQVLLVMDPVTVTWFRLIVSGGCLFVYLAATKRLPSRKALGPRGGWLVLMAVLGLVGNYVLYLMGLNLLSAGTAQLVVQMGPIMLLIASLFVFKERFSVGQGIGLLVLLVGFALFFNQRLAELLTSLTEYTTGVLLVLLASTVWTFYALGQKQLLTVWNSLQVMMVIYLFCALLLTPWVHPLEVLQLSPLQGWLLLACCMNTLIAYGAFAEALAHWEASRVSATLAITPLVTFAAVAVAAWLWPDFVHAETINGLGYGGAVLVVLGSALVALGPSLIAGLKARKVRMAAG
- a CDS encoding ABC transporter ATP-binding protein, with translation MHDVPDDVPAPKPVDRLSWAEIRRLALHHKKSLWIANGVAVLATLCSVPIPLLLPLLVDEVLLGHGDAALKVMNHALPEGWQKAAGYIGLMLLVTLVLRCGALLFNVVQAKLFAALAKDIVYRIRTRLIERLKRISLGEYESLGSGTVTTHLVTDLDTLDKFVGETLSRFLVAMLTLVGTASILIWMHWKLALLIMLFNPLVIYATVQLGKRVKHLKKLENDSTSRFTQALTETLDSIQEVRAGNRQGFFLGRLGLRAREVRDYAVNSQWKTDASNRASGLLFQFGIDIFRAAAMLTVLFSDLSIGQMLAVFSYLWFMIGPVEQLLNLQYAYYAASGALSRINELLSRADEPQYPGGVDPFQGRDTVGIEVQGLSFGYGDELVLNKMDLSIAPGEKVAIVGASGGGKSTLVQLLLGLYTPLAGTIRFGGSTQQEIGLETVRENVAVVLQHPALFNDTIRANLTMGRERSDEACWQALEIAQLQHTVRELPDGLDSIVGRSGVRLSGGQRQRLAIARMVLAEPKVVILDEATSALDAATEYNLHQALARFLSNRTTLIIAHRLSAVKQADRVLVFDGGQIAEDGDHQQLIADGGLYAKLYGHLQQL
- a CDS encoding class II fumarate hydratase; translated protein: MSRIETDSLGQVEVPDEAYWGAQTQRSLINFAIGNEKMPLAVLHALALIKKAAARVNVRNGDVPADIARLIEQAADEVLDGNHDDQFPLVVWQTGSGTQSNMNVNEVIAGRANELAGNPRGGKSPVHPNDHVNRSQSSNDCFPTAMHIAAAQAVQQQLLPAISELSGGLAELAARHMKLVKTGRTHMMDATPITFGQEVSAFIAQLDYAERAIRSALPAVCELAQGGTAVGTGLNSPHGFGEAIAAELAALSGLPFITAPNKFAALAGHEPLTTLSGALKTLAVTLMKIANDLRLLGSGPRAGFAEVKLPANEPGSSIMPGKVNPTQCEALSMLACQVLGNDVAIGFAASQGHLQLNVFKPVIIHNLLQSIRLLGDGCSNFQQHCIAGLEPDAEKMAEHLERGLMLVTALNPHIGYDKSAEIAKKAYAQGLTLREAALQLGYLTDEQFDAWVRPENMLEAGAKG
- a CDS encoding BolA family transcriptional regulator translates to MTMQQRIESTLGLLQPQHLQVLDESHMHSRGLQTHFKAVVVSQQFEGLNRVKRHQKVYGTLGELMGEFHALALHTYTPEEWAQIDAAPASPTCAGGSKH